A genomic stretch from Buchnera aphidicola BCc includes:
- the yciA gene encoding acyl-CoA thioester hydrolase YciA: MSKNQDTDMVSNKNLMLKTIAMPLHKNINGNIFGGWIMSKMDIAGGILAKEISKGRVSTVCVKNINFLKPISAGDLVFCYAKCKKIGNTSITTKIEIWIKKIHSKLFGISYCSTTATFIYVAIDKYGKPRMFSIKNKKSKLK, from the coding sequence ATGTCAAAAAATCAAGATACAGATATGGTAAGTAATAAAAATTTAATGTTAAAAACTATTGCAATGCCGTTACATAAAAATATAAATGGAAATATTTTCGGAGGATGGATTATGTCAAAAATGGATATTGCAGGAGGAATTTTAGCTAAAGAAATTTCAAAAGGAAGAGTATCGACAGTATGTGTTAAAAATATAAATTTTTTAAAACCTATTTCTGCTGGAGATTTAGTTTTTTGTTATGCTAAATGTAAAAAAATAGGAAATACTTCTATTACAACAAAAATAGAAATTTGGATTAAAAAAATACATTCAAAATTATTTGGAATTTCATACTGTTCTACAACAGCAACATTTATTTATGTTGCTATTGACAAATATGGCAAACCAAGAATGTTTTCTATTAAAAATAAAAAATCAAAATTAAAATAA
- a CDS encoding YciC family protein: MIFEIYTIIYDAYRFLKNNKINILLLSIFSTLINFIILIFFNIKKKKLLILYNINYFKKLSYLNIINSMNNNQKNIIFYIKSIKIISFLISIFFLYIFTIYLIQSISFSIKKNLYIILTKILQILLFLFLIIFFQFFSIKNNFYNFKISEILSYILFSFTPIIFLTEKKNIFIAFKDSILIIKKYKLIIIPIILIWFILKYLIMIFFKKILIFSIYKNIIFLNICNNIIFSFLIICLFRFYMFVKINNIL; this comes from the coding sequence ATGATTTTTGAAATATATACTATAATTTATGATGCCTATAGATTTTTAAAAAATAATAAAATAAATATTTTATTACTATCTATTTTTAGTACATTAATAAATTTCATCATATTAATTTTTTTTAACATAAAAAAAAAAAAATTATTAATTTTATATAATATTAATTATTTTAAAAAATTATCTTATTTAAATATAATTAACAGTATGAATAATAATCAAAAAAATATTATTTTTTACATAAAAAGTATAAAAATAATTAGTTTTTTAATTTCTATTTTTTTTTTATATATATTTACTATTTATTTAATACAATCTATTTCATTTTCCATAAAAAAAAATTTATATATTATTCTTACTAAAATTTTACAAATTTTATTATTTTTATTTTTAATAATTTTTTTTCAATTTTTTTCAATAAAAAATAATTTTTATAACTTTAAAATTTCTGAAATATTATCATATATTTTGTTTTCTTTTACTCCTATAATTTTTTTAACAGAAAAAAAAAATATTTTTATTGCATTTAAAGATAGTATATTAATAATTAAAAAATATAAATTAATTATTATTCCAATTATTTTAATATGGTTTATACTAAAATATTTAATTATGATTTTTTTTAAAAAAATACTTATATTTTCAATATATAAAAATATTATATTTTTAAATATATGTAATAATATAATTTTTTCTTTTTTAATTATATGTTTATTTAGATTTTATATGTTTGTAAAAATAAATAATATTTTGTAA
- a CDS encoding inositol monophosphatase family protein → MNPILNIAIRAIRAGGKIIAQNYDLKNISCDIEKKKNFKYIKRIKRKTFSIINNLIKQSYPRHYILNIDSKEKIQTNKNIWIINTLNGKKNFIQKIPHFCLSIIIQEKNQTYISVIYDPIKNDLFTAIKGQGAQLNGFRTRCYKYNKNIYNTIITLYYKNKHEKNINLYISLMQQLLKEKISIRQSGCSILDLAYLSSGKINAYVSFNEKKSNFFFGELQIKESGALITDILGGHNYIKNKTICVGYSNILKFILKKTRFLSKIYKKKLFYKN, encoded by the coding sequence ATGAATCCTATATTAAATATTGCTATTAGAGCTATTAGAGCAGGTGGAAAAATTATTGCACAAAATTATGATTTAAAAAATATTTCTTGTGATATAGAAAAAAAAAAAAATTTTAAGTATATTAAAAGAATAAAAAGAAAAACTTTTTCTATTATAAATAATTTGATTAAACAATCATACCCTAGACATTATATTTTAAATATAGATTCTAAAGAAAAAATCCAAACAAACAAAAATATTTGGATAATTAATACATTAAATGGAAAAAAAAATTTTATTCAAAAAATTCCTCATTTTTGTTTATCTATTATTATACAAGAAAAAAATCAAACATATATATCAGTTATTTATGATCCAATAAAAAATGATTTATTTACTGCAATTAAAGGTCAAGGAGCTCAATTAAATGGTTTTAGAACTAGATGTTACAAATATAATAAAAATATTTATAATACAATTATAACATTGTATTATAAAAATAAACATGAAAAAAATATCAATTTATATATTTCATTAATGCAACAATTATTAAAGGAAAAAATTTCAATAAGACAATCTGGTTGTTCAATATTAGATTTAGCATATTTATCTTCTGGAAAAATTAATGCATATGTTAGTTTTAATGAAAAAAAATCAAATTTTTTTTTCGGGGAATTACAGATAAAAGAATCTGGAGCTCTTATAACAGATATTTTAGGTGGACATAATTATATTAAAAATAAAACTATATGTGTAGGTTATTCAAATATATTAAAATTTATATTAAAAAAAACACGTTTTTTAAGCAAAATTTATAAAAAAAAATTGTTTTATAAAAATTAA
- a CDS encoding bifunctional tRNA (adenosine(37)-C2)-methyltransferase TrmG/ribosomal RNA large subunit methyltransferase RlmN, with product MCKKNILSNIKKKKINLLNFNLKKMINFFIKIGEKKFRAIQITDWIYKKQNIKFDQMSNLNFFLKKKLNNIAVIKIPKCIKKIKSIDGTIKWKFLCNKEFIETIYIPEKKRATLCISSQVGCQLKCNFCATGQLGYKRNLLVSEIIGQIWYVINKIKKYNSKKKNFPPIKNIVMMGMGEPLLNLKNIIIAIDIILGNYGFNFSKNKVTLSTSGIVPAINKIAGKIDISLAVSLHASNNTIRNKIMPINKIYNIQLLLESIKNYLKKSSANKGIVTIEYVMLSKINDFQHHAIELSNLLKNIPCKINLIPWNPIKNSSYICSSSKNIINFANFLRKKGFIVIIRKNRGSDIQAACGQLIA from the coding sequence ATGTGTAAAAAAAATATTTTATCAAATATTAAAAAAAAAAAAATTAATTTATTAAATTTTAATTTAAAAAAAATGATAAATTTTTTTATAAAAATAGGAGAAAAAAAATTTCGAGCTATTCAAATCACTGATTGGATTTACAAAAAACAAAATATAAAATTTGATCAAATGAGTAATTTAAATTTTTTTTTAAAAAAAAAATTAAATAATATAGCTGTTATTAAAATTCCAAAATGTATAAAAAAAATAAAATCGATAGATGGCACTATTAAATGGAAATTTTTATGTAATAAAGAATTTATTGAAACTATATATATTCCAGAAAAAAAACGTGCTACTTTGTGTATTTCTTCACAAGTAGGATGTCAATTAAAATGTAATTTTTGCGCTACTGGTCAATTAGGATATAAAAGAAATTTATTGGTTTCAGAAATTATTGGTCAAATTTGGTATGTTATAAATAAAATAAAAAAATATAATAGCAAAAAAAAAAATTTTCCTCCTATTAAAAATATTGTTATGATGGGTATGGGAGAACCGTTATTAAATTTAAAAAATATAATAATAGCAATAGATATTATATTAGGAAATTATGGTTTTAATTTTTCTAAAAATAAAGTAACTTTATCGACTTCTGGTATTGTTCCCGCTATTAATAAAATAGCTGGAAAAATTGATATTTCTTTAGCAGTTTCTTTACATGCATCTAATAATACTATACGTAATAAAATTATGCCAATAAATAAAATTTATAATATTCAATTATTATTAGAATCTATAAAAAATTATTTAAAAAAATCTTCTGCAAATAAAGGAATAGTAACTATAGAATATGTTATGTTATCAAAAATTAATGATTTTCAACATCATGCAATTGAATTATCAAATTTATTAAAAAATATACCATGTAAAATTAATTTAATTCCATGGAATCCTATTAAAAATTCTTCTTATATTTGTAGTAGTAGTAAAAATATTATAAATTTTGCTAATTTTTTAAGAAAAAAAGGTTTTATTGTGATTATTAGAAAAAATAGAGGTTCTGATATTCAAGCAGCATGTGGGCAATTAATAGCTTAA
- the hisS gene encoding histidine--tRNA ligase: MNVSYRSIRGMHDLFFLDTYELNRIEVIIKNIVHSYAFSEIRLPIVEETRLFTKAIGNDTDIINKEMYNFYDKKKKKISLRPEGTVGCIRACIQNNIFYQSQIQKFWYHGPMFRYERPQKGRFRQFHQFGIELFGSKNIISDYELIILTINIWKKLNILKYLTLEINSIGSIEDRVKYSLDLNSFLKKNIHKIKKNKKKILLNNSIRLLDNKDIYIKKLLKSAPILKNYLNLQSCIRFKKLCNLLHYFKIKFIINKKLVRGLDYYNDTVFEWKSNLLGSKNTICAGGRYDHLVKFLGGKDNPAIGVAIGMDRLLLLIKSIYLNKYNFFLIDVNIIFLESIYLKLAIKISEELRVLWPVLKINTCLNIIKKKNFFKYSKTSKSKYLLILSSTFLKNNKIHLINISKKEKKTINFTRIFQNPCIFNH; the protein is encoded by the coding sequence ATGAATGTGTCATATCGATCAATTCGCGGAATGCACGATCTTTTTTTTTTAGATACTTACGAATTAAATCGAATAGAAGTAATAATTAAAAATATAGTACATTCCTATGCATTTTCAGAAATTAGATTACCAATAGTTGAAGAAACAAGATTATTTACTAAAGCTATTGGAAATGATACTGATATTATTAATAAAGAAATGTATAATTTTTATGATAAAAAAAAAAAAAAAATTTCTTTACGACCAGAAGGAACAGTAGGTTGTATTCGTGCATGTATACAAAATAACATTTTTTATCAATCTCAAATTCAAAAATTTTGGTATCACGGTCCCATGTTTCGTTATGAACGACCTCAAAAAGGACGTTTTAGACAATTTCATCAATTTGGAATAGAATTATTCGGCTCAAAAAATATAATTTCTGATTATGAACTTATTATATTAACAATAAATATTTGGAAAAAATTAAATATATTAAAATATTTAACTTTAGAAATAAATTCAATTGGTTCTATAGAAGATAGAGTAAAATACTCTTTGGATTTAAATAGTTTTTTAAAAAAAAATATACATAAAATAAAAAAAAATAAAAAAAAAATATTATTAAATAATTCTATTAGATTATTAGATAATAAGGATATTTATATAAAAAAACTATTAAAATCTGCTCCAATATTAAAAAATTATTTAAATTTACAATCATGTATTCGTTTTAAAAAACTATGTAATTTATTACATTATTTTAAAATAAAATTTATTATAAATAAAAAACTAGTTAGAGGATTAGATTATTATAATGATACAGTATTTGAATGGAAATCTAATCTTTTAGGATCAAAAAATACTATTTGTGCAGGCGGTCGTTATGATCATTTAGTAAAATTTTTAGGAGGAAAAGACAATCCAGCAATTGGTGTAGCTATAGGAATGGATAGATTATTACTTTTAATAAAATCTATTTATTTAAATAAATATAATTTTTTTCTTATAGATGTTAATATTATTTTTTTAGAATCAATATATTTAAAATTAGCTATAAAAATATCAGAAGAATTGCGTGTTCTTTGGCCTGTTTTAAAAATTAATACATGTTTAAATATTATTAAAAAAAAAAATTTTTTTAAATATTCTAAAACATCAAAATCAAAATATTTATTAATTTTATCATCTACATTTTTAAAAAATAATAAAATTCATTTAATAAATATTTCAAAAAAAGAAAAAAAAACAATAAATTTTACTAGAATTTTTCAAAATCCGTGTATTTTTAATCATTAA
- the glyA gene encoding serine hydroxymethyltransferase produces MINTNLKNYDPKIWKLIIKEKKRQESYINLIASENYVSSSILEAQGSCLTNKYAEGYIGNRFYNGCNIIDKIEKIAIKRAKKLFNVEYVNVQPHSGSQANFSVFNALLKPNDIILGMNLNHGGHLTHGSTVNFSGKLYKSFSYGVNKCGEIDYDALKYLSHLHRPKMIIGGFSAYSGICDWKYMRKIADEINAYFFVDISHIVGLIVAGIYPNPLKYAHVVSTTTHKTLGGPRGGLIISNCGNKKIYSKLDSSVFPGSQGGPLMHVIAAKAISFKEALEPKFFLLQKNILFFSKKMVKIFLKRNFSVISGKTNNHLFLIDLSEKKISGKEASNILALARIIVNKNTIPNDSQSPYITSGIRIGTPAIVKRGISIKYVIKITNWICDILNEPNNLIKIKKISKKIKKICYKYPIYNKI; encoded by the coding sequence ATGATAAACACAAATTTAAAAAATTATGATCCAAAAATTTGGAAACTAATTATAAAAGAAAAAAAAAGGCAAGAATCATATATTAATTTAATTGCATCAGAAAATTATGTTAGTTCTTCTATTCTTGAAGCTCAGGGATCATGTTTAACAAATAAGTATGCTGAGGGATATATTGGAAATCGTTTCTATAACGGATGTAATATCATTGATAAAATTGAAAAAATTGCAATTAAAAGAGCTAAAAAATTATTTAATGTTGAATATGTAAACGTTCAACCTCATTCAGGATCACAAGCTAATTTTTCGGTATTTAATGCTTTATTAAAACCTAATGATATAATTTTAGGAATGAACTTAAATCATGGAGGACATTTAACTCATGGATCAACAGTAAATTTTTCAGGAAAACTATATAAATCATTTTCTTACGGAGTAAATAAATGTGGTGAAATTGATTATGACGCATTAAAATATTTATCACATTTGCATCGTCCTAAAATGATTATTGGAGGATTCTCTGCTTATTCAGGAATTTGTGATTGGAAATATATGAGAAAAATAGCAGATGAAATTAATGCATATTTTTTTGTTGATATTTCACATATTGTAGGTTTAATTGTTGCAGGTATTTATCCTAATCCATTAAAATATGCACATGTTGTAAGTACTACAACACATAAAACTTTAGGAGGTCCAAGAGGGGGTTTAATTATTTCAAATTGTGGTAATAAAAAAATTTATTCTAAATTAGATTCATCAGTATTTCCTGGAAGCCAAGGTGGACCTTTAATGCATGTTATTGCTGCTAAAGCAATTTCTTTTAAAGAAGCTTTAGAACCAAAATTTTTTTTATTACAAAAAAATATTTTATTTTTTTCTAAAAAAATGGTTAAAATATTTTTAAAAAGAAATTTTTCTGTTATTTCTGGAAAAACTAATAATCATTTATTTTTAATCGATTTGTCTGAAAAAAAAATTTCGGGTAAAGAGGCTAGTAATATTTTAGCTTTAGCACGAATTATAGTAAATAAAAATACCATTCCTAATGATTCTCAAAGTCCGTATATTACTTCAGGTATTCGTATTGGTACTCCTGCTATAGTTAAACGAGGCATAAGTATTAAGTATGTTATTAAAATTACTAATTGGATTTGTGATATCTTAAATGAACCTAATAATTTAATAAAAATAAAAAAAATTAGTAAAAAGATAAAAAAAATTTGTTATAAATATCCCATATATAACAAGATTTAA
- a CDS encoding beta-propeller fold lactonase family protein, producing the protein MKKKILISCSNSKEVEYWILKKNYSLLKKQIISVKGTPQPLKFNKNKKLLYIGIKNPNKIITYKLSNNNIFKKKNEINIFNTPNYITLYKKKKILFCASYHGNGFIVFILNKNGLIKKKIYIFKKIIGCHSIKIFYKYKLIYITALKEDKIYIYKIKNIKNKIYLFLKNIIYTTKNSGPRHIIFHPIKNYLYSINELNGTIDVWNINNSSYLLILQQSISLIPKKYTNIPWSSEIHIHPNEKYLYACDRSNNIITFFIINKNTGHLSYIKSYKTEIQPRSFNISKDGKILIVLGELSNSMTIYAIKNGYLIFKKKQLIGKNPLWILIE; encoded by the coding sequence ATGAAAAAAAAAATTCTTATTTCATGTTCTAATAGTAAAGAAGTAGAGTATTGGATTTTAAAAAAAAATTATTCTTTATTAAAAAAACAAATTATTTCAGTAAAAGGTACACCACAACCCTTAAAATTTAATAAAAATAAAAAATTATTATATATAGGGATAAAAAATCCAAATAAAATAATTACATATAAATTATCTAATAATAATATTTTTAAAAAAAAAAATGAAATAAATATATTTAATACACCAAATTATATTACATTATATAAAAAAAAAAAAATATTATTTTGTGCTTCTTATCATGGAAATGGATTTATTGTATTTATTTTAAATAAAAATGGATTAATTAAAAAAAAAATTTATATTTTTAAAAAAATTATAGGATGTCATTCTATTAAAATATTTTATAAATATAAATTAATTTATATTACTGCATTAAAAGAAGATAAAATCTATATATATAAAATTAAAAATATAAAAAATAAAATATATTTATTTTTAAAAAATATTATTTATACTACTAAGAATAGCGGTCCTAGACATATTATATTTCATCCTATTAAAAATTATTTATATTCTATTAATGAATTAAATGGAACAATTGATGTATGGAATATTAATAATTCTTCATATTTACTCATTCTACAACAATCAATTTCCTTAATACCAAAAAAATATACAAATATTCCCTGGTCTTCTGAAATTCATATACATCCTAACGAAAAATATTTATATGCTTGCGATCGATCTAATAATATTATTACATTCTTTATTATTAATAAAAATACTGGACATCTATCTTACATAAAATCTTATAAAACGGAAATACAACCACGATCATTTAATATTAGTAAAGATGGAAAAATCTTAATAGTTTTAGGAGAATTATCAAATTCTATGACAATTTATGCAATTAAAAATGGATATTTAATATTTAAAAAAAAACAATTAATCGGAAAAAATCCATTATGGATTTTAATAGAATAA
- the mfd gene encoding transcription-repair coupling factor has protein sequence MKKKNTKKKTFQKNQLVIHTQYGIGRYIDLCTLKNKGKLTDYFVIMYANKVKLYVPITSLNLINIYKTSNTSKISLNTLGTKTWLETCKKVKKKIYDAAVELIDIKAHRYCRKGFSFKKNILKYKNFCNKCLYHITLDQKNSIKEIIQDMKKSVPMDRLLCGDVGFGKTEIAMRATFIALDNKKQVAILVPTTLLAQQHYNTFKNRFSEYKYKINVYSRFTSSKKEKIIKKKIKNGKINILIGTHKILSKYLIWKNLGLLIIDEEHRFGVFHKEKIKKLYINIDILTLTATPIPRTLNMSILGIKDLSIISTPPKKRLKIKTFIKNFHPKIIRKVILRELKRKGQVYYLFNRVKNIEEKKKYLLYLIPEARIEISHGKMNSKDLYKIMYDFFNKKFDILICTTIIDTEINISNVNTMIIENADKFGLSQLHQLRGRIGRSKRQAYAFFLIPNLNKINKKAKKRLNIIKNYTDLGSGLILSKHDLEIRGVGELLGTNQSGHIKTIGFKLYKKFLKESILKIKQKKNLQTINEIKNFNQNIDIQLNVSAILPNNYIKDINIRLMYYKKISSVKKNKKLKKIKHAMFNIFGKLPKYTKNLFLLTQIKILSKKIGIKKIFFHIKKICLIFSKKNILNIQWLYKKIIRNLFYWKILKYKIYYYKKFSNDKELLYWIKNFLKKIINKNK, from the coding sequence ATGAAAAAAAAAAACACAAAAAAAAAAACATTTCAAAAAAATCAACTTGTAATTCATACTCAATACGGCATTGGTAGATATATTGATTTATGTACATTAAAAAATAAAGGAAAATTAACAGATTATTTTGTAATCATGTATGCAAATAAAGTTAAACTTTACGTACCTATTACATCTCTTAATTTAATAAATATTTATAAAACTTCAAATACTTCAAAAATATCTTTAAATACTTTAGGAACTAAAACATGGTTAGAAACATGTAAAAAAGTAAAAAAAAAAATTTATGATGCAGCTGTTGAATTAATTGATATTAAAGCACATCGATATTGTAGAAAAGGATTTTCCTTTAAAAAAAATATTTTGAAATACAAAAATTTTTGTAATAAGTGTTTGTATCATATAACACTTGATCAAAAAAACTCTATAAAAGAAATTATACAAGATATGAAAAAATCAGTTCCTATGGATCGTTTATTATGTGGAGATGTAGGATTTGGAAAAACTGAAATAGCTATGAGAGCTACTTTTATAGCTTTAGATAATAAAAAACAAGTTGCTATTCTTGTTCCAACGACTTTATTAGCTCAACAACATTATAATACATTTAAAAATCGATTTTCTGAGTATAAGTATAAAATTAATGTATATTCACGTTTTACATCAAGTAAAAAAGAAAAAATAATTAAAAAAAAAATCAAAAATGGAAAAATAAATATTCTTATTGGTACACATAAAATTTTATCAAAATATTTAATTTGGAAAAATTTAGGATTATTAATTATTGATGAAGAACATCGTTTTGGTGTATTTCATAAAGAAAAAATAAAAAAATTATATATTAATATTGATATACTTACTTTAACAGCTACACCGATTCCTAGAACATTAAATATGTCTATTCTTGGAATCAAAGATTTATCTATTATATCTACTCCGCCAAAAAAACGTTTAAAAATAAAAACATTTATCAAAAATTTTCATCCTAAAATTATACGAAAAGTAATATTAAGAGAATTAAAAAGAAAAGGACAAGTATATTATTTATTTAATAGAGTTAAAAATATAGAAGAAAAAAAAAAATATTTATTATATTTAATCCCAGAAGCTCGTATTGAAATTAGTCATGGAAAAATGAATAGTAAAGATTTATATAAAATTATGTATGATTTTTTTAATAAAAAATTTGATATTTTAATCTGTACTACAATTATAGATACTGAAATAAATATTAGTAATGTTAATACTATGATTATAGAAAATGCTGATAAATTTGGATTATCACAATTACATCAATTACGTGGTAGAATAGGTCGTTCTAAAAGACAAGCATATGCATTTTTTTTAATACCAAATTTAAATAAAATTAATAAAAAAGCAAAAAAACGATTAAATATAATAAAAAATTATACAGATTTAGGATCTGGTTTAATATTATCAAAACATGATCTAGAAATAAGAGGAGTTGGTGAATTATTAGGAACAAATCAAAGCGGTCATATTAAAACAATTGGTTTTAAACTATATAAAAAATTTCTTAAAGAATCAATTTTAAAAATAAAGCAAAAAAAAAATTTACAAACAATTAATGAAATAAAAAATTTTAATCAAAATATTGATATTCAATTAAATGTATCTGCAATACTACCAAATAACTATATTAAAGATATTAATATAAGATTAATGTATTATAAAAAAATATCATCTGTTAAGAAAAACAAAAAACTAAAAAAAATAAAACATGCAATGTTTAATATATTTGGAAAATTACCAAAATATACAAAAAATTTATTTTTATTAACACAAATAAAAATTCTTTCTAAAAAAATTGGTATTAAAAAAATTTTTTTTCATATTAAAAAAATATGTTTAATTTTTTCAAAAAAAAATATTTTAAATATACAATGGTTATATAAAAAAATCATTAGAAATCTTTTTTATTGGAAAATATTAAAATATAAAATATATTATTATAAAAAATTTTCAAATGACAAAGAGTTATTATATTGGATTAAAAATTTTTTAAAAAAAATTATTAATAAAAATAAATAA
- the gap gene encoding type I glyceraldehyde-3-phosphate dehydrogenase, which translates to MTYMKIRIAINGFGRIGRMIFRIAQNRPNIRIVAINDLLESKYIAYMLKYDSTHGLFSKSVQEKDGNIVVNNKKVYIFSERKPENIDWKLHKIDIVIESTGIFLTSQSASKHIDAGAKKVILTGPSKDDTPMFVRGVNFSQYNNQKIISNASCTTNCLAPLAKVLHDEFEIIEGLMTTVHATTATQKTVDGVSLKDWRGGRGSLQNIIPASTGAAQAVGKILPELNKKITGIAFRVPVANVSVVDFTVKLNKKTTYKNICSVIKSASETYMKDVIGYTNDDVVSSDFNGSSLTSIFDEKAGLSLNKNFVKLVSWYDNEIGYSNKVLDLAEWIALK; encoded by the coding sequence ATAACATATATGAAAATTAGAATTGCCATAAATGGTTTTGGTCGTATAGGTCGAATGATTTTTAGAATAGCTCAAAATAGACCAAATATTCGAATTGTAGCTATTAATGATTTATTAGAATCTAAATATATAGCATATATGTTAAAATATGATTCAACACATGGTTTATTTTCAAAATCTGTACAAGAAAAAGATGGAAACATAGTAGTAAATAATAAAAAAGTTTATATTTTTTCAGAAAGAAAACCTGAAAATATAGACTGGAAATTACATAAAATTGATATAGTAATTGAATCTACTGGAATATTTTTAACAAGTCAATCTGCTTCAAAACATATAGACGCAGGAGCTAAAAAAGTTATATTAACAGGACCTTCAAAAGATGATACTCCAATGTTTGTTAGAGGAGTAAATTTTAGTCAATATAATAATCAAAAAATAATTTCTAATGCGTCATGTACTACTAATTGTTTAGCACCTTTAGCAAAAGTATTACATGATGAATTTGAAATTATTGAAGGATTGATGACTACTGTACACGCAACAACAGCTACTCAAAAAACAGTAGATGGAGTTTCATTAAAAGATTGGAGAGGTGGTAGAGGTTCATTACAAAATATTATTCCCGCTTCTACTGGAGCAGCTCAAGCTGTAGGAAAAATTTTACCAGAATTAAATAAAAAAATTACAGGTATTGCATTTAGAGTTCCAGTTGCTAATGTATCAGTAGTAGATTTTACTGTAAAATTAAATAAAAAAACAACTTATAAAAATATATGTTCAGTTATTAAATCAGCATCTGAAACATATATGAAAGATGTAATCGGATATACAAATGATGATGTAGTTTCTAGTGATTTTAACGGTTCTTCTTTAACATCTATATTTGATGAAAAAGCTGGATTATCACTAAATAAAAACTTTGTAAAATTAGTATCTTGGTATGATAATGAAATTGGATATTCAAATAAAGTTTTAGATTTAGCAGAATGGATAGCATTAAAATAA
- the fldA gene encoding flavodoxin FldA: MKKIGIFYGSDTGNTEKIAYKIHKQLGKNNSKIFDISDSSLKKIKKFNILFFGIPTWYYGELQCDWPDSLSILKKIDLKNKIIALFGCGDQKDYSEYFCDSIGIMYDILKKKNAKLVGKWSTKNYKYEYSKAQKNKSYFFGLPIDEDNQSKLTNKRIKKWLQLVIQEINNILKNNFLHK; this comes from the coding sequence ATGAAAAAAATAGGTATTTTTTACGGAAGTGATACAGGAAACACAGAAAAAATTGCTTATAAAATACATAAACAATTGGGAAAAAATAATTCTAAAATATTCGATATTTCAGATTCTTCTTTAAAAAAAATTAAAAAATTTAATATTTTATTTTTTGGTATACCTACATGGTATTATGGAGAATTACAATGTGATTGGCCAGATTCTTTATCTATTTTAAAAAAAATAGATTTAAAAAATAAAATTATTGCTTTATTTGGTTGTGGAGATCAAAAAGATTATTCTGAATATTTTTGTGATTCTATTGGAATTATGTATGATATTTTAAAAAAAAAAAATGCAAAATTAGTAGGAAAATGGTCTACAAAAAATTATAAATATGAATACTCTAAAGCACAAAAAAATAAATCATATTTTTTTGGATTACCAATTGATGAAGATAATCAATCAAAACTAACTAATAAAAGAATTAAAAAATGGTTACAATTAGTAATTCAAGAAATTAATAATATTTTAAAAAATAATTTTTTACATAAGTAA